One region of Hoeflea sp. 108 genomic DNA includes:
- a CDS encoding glucoamylase family protein: MNIQTDPRRITDAAPSFPPVAEQPIRATVLHEDRMRAAGESLARKELKSYLGLDLFDFHARIRESAKNILKVYRDTNAAQGRGEPITPAAQWLLDNNYLVEETIYQVKRDLPKRFYRELPTMEIAPGQSVPRALAIAWVYVAHSDSTVSAQMFKAIVEGYQSVEPLHIGELWALPSLLRFVLIENLRRIAVRVNRARDMRAIANEVADRLQGLQDADDLAVLRAYAAHARDTTFATQLLYRLRDGSQNAGKALTWLENELEKSGSDAEEIIIGEHQTLSSGNVTTGNIIRGLRLINDQDWTVWFEDVSRVDALLRERTNYAELDFASRDQYRTAIEDLARHSRLSEYQVAERATEFSDVGEPAPAEESGLQKDCSDVGFFLVGPRRPELEQAIGYRPTFGRIVNRAFRKTNWLGIVVPVFALTVLLLFLAGNALAALGLPSVTTPAIILLLVLFSVPASEGALAFFNTIVLKFLEPTRLIGYEFKDGVPVEARTLVVVPSLIGSRDDVDENIRNLEVHHLANMSGEIYFALLSDWPDSQAELASGDREIYEYARREIGRLNQRYPKDGSPRFYLLHRRRLYNPAQGCWMGWERKRGKLHELNLLLRGDGDTTFMPTDVPLPENVVHVMTLDADTRMTRGVVTKLVGKLCHPLNRPEFDAEKRLVTAGYAILQPRVTPSLTTGDEASFFQRVFSANRGLDPYVFAVSDLYQDVFGEGTFTGKGLYHVDAMEAALKGRIAENTVLSHDLLEGALARSALVTDVEVVEDYPTRYSVDASRQHRWARGDWQLLGFILDPKSGVPALSRWKMVDNLRRSLTPIFWVMAAIAGWTVLPFTQAAQWQALLILSLFMAPTFDIIDAILPKNREATARGHFSALGRDLAFGTAMVALKVVLMAHLAWMMGDAIIRTLYRLFVSRKNLLEWRTASQAHKSGGNDLSAYYRMMYGAVIIAAVGLVLPVMADSTGAFVAFAFAIFWAGSPAFACLISRSAETEDRLHVAPWDVHTLRTVARRTWHYFETFVTAEQNHLPPDNFQENPTGVVATRTSPTNIGVYLLSVVSARDFGWISLNDAVSRIDATMSTIEKMERYRGHLYNWYDTTNTRPLYPLYVSSVDSGNLAGHLVAVAAACAEWAEAPSVHLQGDFEGILDIVSIIEESVAELPDDRRQLRPLRQRLVDRIDGMRRAVETIKAAPEMASIRTINLAVLSGEIRKLAGAIHTEASSTKSEVLADWSRTLESTCEAHVHDAHTDDQTVASLRAKLLELRERARKYAFEMNFSFLMRNERKLLSIGYRVEEHQLDESCYDLLASEARLTSLFAIAKGDVPTEHWFRLGRPIVEIGFQGALMSWSGSMFEYLMPPLVMKEPQGGILNQTNKLVIRRQIQYGRSKGIPWGISEAAYNGRDRELTYQYTNFGVPGLGLKRGLGQNTVIAPYATVLAAQFMPDEATANLRRLRKLGALGRYGYYDAVDYTPQRVPEGTDHAVVYNYMAHHQGMSIVSIANVIFEGRMRDRFHSDQVIEAAELLLQEKAPRDIPVATVRTEVDEHTKDETADHSADTRVVLNPMRALRATNLMSNGRYSVMVTATGSGYSRWNDMAITRWQPDPTEDRFGSYLFLRDTETGDWWSATAEPKRATGEQVQTVFCDDKANFIKTVGTLRSEVECIVVSEGNGEARRLVIWNDAAVDRHIEVTSFAELALAPEANDNAHPAFSKMFVETEITHNGSAILANRRTRAANEPTVVAAHFITDQSGLARDTEAETDRRAFIGRGRTIVDPAAFDPGAKLSGSAGFTLDPIAALRRRVRVPANKKVSLTFWTIVGSTREEVEETMAKLDHPEGFPRQAMLSWTRSQVQTRHLGLNLTDAANVQKLARYLIYPDPFLRVSAEAIATGLGRQSALWPMAISGDFPILAIRIGDIADIEIVAQALRFQEYMRARGLVADLVIVNEQASSYVQDLQQAIEHLCENSRLRGKELGPRQHIFAVRRDLMDENSYRTLLAVSRVCLHTRNGTIFDQIERAEAAGLQARDALNAAQTSERQAPALLQTSPSRSARKNSGEGLAFWNGFGGFDAGGREYVVHLNGTRATPQPWINVVANSGFGFHSSAEGATFTWSRNSRDYQLTPWTNDPVTNRPGEAIYIFDRATGRVHSPIASVVREAGATYEARHGQGFSTFKSKRGTLATELTHLVDPADPVRISRLRIENSGAVPVKLRVYGYVEWVLGNSRAKTAPNIVSSIDAATGALLARNTYGLDFGERVAFMATDGKTSSVTSDRHEFIGATGSIEAPRAVMLGAELTGRVEAGLDPCAAMARDIEVPAGGSVSLLWLLGDAGSDEEASKLVAHHLKVGFDQRLADNERDWRDFLGTIEVDTPDKALDAMVNNWLPYQSLACRIRARSAFYQASGAFGFRDQLQDTLALLMHDASLAREQILNAAGRQFPEGDVQHWWLPRTGAGVRTMISDDVVWLAYAAARYVAVTGDATLLAEQLPFIEGQALNPDEHDAFFTPEASKKKASLYEHCARALDLAVKRTAKNGLPLILGGDWNDGMNRVGEGGKGDSVWLGWFLLRALNDFVPLAKAEGDSKRANAWDKHAGALKKALENAAWDGEWYRRGSFDDGTPLGSRSSEECKIDSIAQSWSVLSGDGDPARSRTAMAQATEMLVDEEHGLIKLFSPPFSRTEKDPGYIKAYPPGVRENGGQYTHAATWFVIALADMGLVDEAYRCFSMLNPVNHALDEKSAETYRVEPYVVAADIYAEDGKAGRGGWTWYTGSAGWLYRAAVESILGISRRGNRIVVSPAIPKHWEGYAATLRMDGAVYRLRVVRDKAAKSAKVEIDGVKSKDASFVLRDSGEVEVVVRIPA; encoded by the coding sequence ATGAATATTCAGACCGACCCACGCCGGATTACAGACGCAGCGCCGAGCTTTCCGCCGGTAGCGGAACAGCCTATCCGGGCGACAGTGCTTCACGAGGACCGGATGCGGGCCGCGGGCGAAAGCCTGGCCCGGAAGGAACTCAAATCCTATCTCGGTCTCGACCTATTCGATTTCCACGCCCGCATCCGCGAGAGCGCCAAGAACATTCTCAAGGTGTATCGCGACACCAACGCGGCGCAGGGCAGGGGCGAGCCGATCACACCGGCAGCGCAATGGCTGCTCGACAACAACTATCTGGTCGAAGAGACGATCTATCAGGTCAAGCGCGATCTGCCGAAGCGGTTCTATCGCGAATTGCCGACAATGGAGATCGCACCCGGCCAGTCGGTGCCACGCGCACTCGCCATCGCCTGGGTCTATGTCGCTCATTCCGACAGCACCGTTTCGGCCCAGATGTTCAAGGCCATTGTCGAGGGCTACCAGTCGGTCGAGCCACTGCACATCGGCGAACTCTGGGCGCTGCCGTCGCTGCTGCGCTTCGTCTTGATCGAAAATCTCCGTCGCATCGCCGTGCGCGTCAACCGCGCCCGCGACATGCGCGCCATTGCCAACGAGGTCGCCGATCGCCTGCAGGGACTACAGGACGCGGACGATCTGGCGGTGCTGCGCGCCTATGCGGCGCATGCCCGTGACACCACGTTCGCCACGCAGCTGCTCTACCGCCTGCGCGACGGTTCGCAGAACGCCGGCAAGGCCTTGACCTGGCTCGAGAACGAGCTTGAAAAGTCGGGCAGCGACGCCGAAGAAATCATCATCGGCGAACACCAGACGCTGTCGAGCGGCAACGTCACCACCGGCAACATCATCCGTGGCCTGCGCCTGATCAACGACCAGGACTGGACCGTCTGGTTCGAGGACGTCAGCCGTGTCGACGCGCTTCTGCGCGAGCGCACCAACTATGCCGAGCTCGATTTCGCCTCGCGCGACCAGTACCGCACGGCAATCGAGGATCTCGCCCGCCATTCCAGGCTTTCCGAGTATCAGGTCGCCGAGCGAGCGACCGAATTCTCCGATGTCGGCGAGCCCGCGCCCGCCGAGGAGAGCGGCCTGCAGAAGGATTGCTCCGACGTCGGCTTCTTTCTGGTCGGCCCGCGCCGCCCGGAACTGGAACAGGCTATCGGCTATCGCCCGACCTTCGGGCGCATCGTTAACCGCGCCTTCCGCAAGACCAACTGGCTCGGTATCGTCGTTCCGGTCTTTGCGCTGACGGTGCTGCTGCTGTTCCTGGCCGGCAACGCTTTGGCAGCGCTCGGTTTGCCGAGCGTGACGACGCCTGCGATCATTCTCCTGCTGGTCCTGTTTTCGGTGCCGGCGAGCGAAGGCGCGCTGGCCTTCTTCAACACCATCGTGCTCAAGTTCCTCGAGCCGACCCGCCTGATCGGCTACGAGTTCAAGGATGGCGTGCCGGTCGAGGCCCGCACGCTGGTCGTGGTGCCGTCGCTGATCGGCTCGCGCGACGATGTCGACGAGAACATCCGCAATCTCGAAGTGCATCACCTCGCCAACATGTCGGGCGAAATCTACTTCGCGCTCCTCTCCGATTGGCCGGACAGCCAGGCCGAACTGGCGAGCGGCGACCGTGAGATCTATGAATATGCCCGCCGCGAGATCGGCCGCCTCAACCAACGCTACCCCAAGGACGGCTCGCCGCGCTTCTATCTGCTGCACCGCCGCCGCCTCTACAATCCGGCGCAGGGCTGCTGGATGGGCTGGGAGCGCAAGCGCGGCAAGCTGCATGAGCTCAATCTGTTGCTGCGTGGCGACGGCGACACCACCTTCATGCCGACCGATGTGCCGCTGCCGGAAAATGTCGTCCATGTGATGACGCTGGACGCCGACACCCGCATGACCCGCGGTGTCGTCACCAAGCTTGTCGGCAAGTTGTGCCACCCGCTCAACCGCCCCGAATTCGACGCCGAAAAGCGCCTCGTCACGGCTGGTTACGCCATTTTGCAGCCGCGCGTCACGCCGTCGCTGACGACGGGCGACGAAGCTTCGTTCTTCCAGCGCGTCTTCTCAGCCAATCGTGGCCTCGATCCTTACGTCTTCGCCGTGTCTGACCTCTACCAGGACGTCTTCGGCGAGGGCACCTTCACGGGCAAGGGGCTCTACCACGTCGACGCCATGGAGGCCGCCCTCAAGGGCCGCATCGCCGAGAACACCGTGCTTAGCCACGATCTGCTCGAAGGCGCACTCGCCCGTTCGGCTCTGGTGACCGATGTCGAGGTGGTCGAGGACTATCCGACCCGCTATTCGGTCGATGCGTCGCGTCAGCATCGCTGGGCCCGCGGCGACTGGCAGCTGCTCGGCTTCATTCTTGATCCCAAGTCGGGCGTGCCGGCGCTGTCGCGCTGGAAGATGGTCGACAATCTCCGGCGCTCGCTGACCCCGATCTTCTGGGTCATGGCGGCAATTGCCGGCTGGACCGTGCTGCCCTTCACGCAAGCCGCCCAGTGGCAGGCATTGCTCATTCTCAGCCTGTTCATGGCGCCGACTTTCGACATCATCGACGCCATCCTGCCGAAGAACCGCGAGGCCACGGCCCGCGGCCACTTCAGCGCGCTTGGCCGCGACCTTGCCTTCGGCACTGCCATGGTGGCGCTGAAGGTCGTGCTGATGGCCCATCTCGCCTGGATGATGGGCGATGCCATCATCCGCACGCTCTATCGCCTGTTCGTCAGCCGCAAGAACCTGTTGGAATGGCGTACCGCCTCGCAGGCCCACAAATCGGGCGGCAACGATCTCTCCGCTTACTACCGCATGATGTATGGCGCGGTGATCATCGCAGCCGTCGGCTTGGTACTGCCTGTTATGGCAGACTCGACCGGTGCTTTCGTGGCATTCGCCTTTGCCATCTTCTGGGCCGGTTCGCCTGCCTTTGCCTGCCTGATCAGCCGCTCGGCCGAGACCGAGGACCGGCTGCATGTCGCGCCGTGGGACGTGCATACGCTGCGCACGGTCGCCCGTCGCACCTGGCATTATTTTGAAACCTTCGTCACAGCTGAACAGAACCACCTGCCGCCGGACAATTTCCAGGAAAACCCGACCGGTGTGGTTGCCACGCGGACGTCGCCGACCAACATCGGCGTCTATCTGCTGTCGGTGGTGTCTGCCCGCGATTTCGGCTGGATCAGCCTGAACGATGCGGTGTCGCGCATCGATGCGACGATGTCGACCATCGAGAAGATGGAGCGTTATCGCGGCCATCTCTACAACTGGTACGACACGACCAACACGCGGCCGCTCTATCCGCTTTATGTGTCGAGCGTCGACAGCGGCAACCTTGCCGGCCATCTGGTGGCCGTCGCTGCAGCCTGCGCCGAATGGGCGGAAGCGCCTTCGGTCCATCTCCAGGGCGATTTCGAGGGCATTCTCGACATCGTCTCGATCATCGAGGAAAGCGTCGCCGAACTGCCGGACGACCGCAGGCAGCTGAGGCCGTTGCGCCAGCGCCTCGTCGACCGCATCGACGGCATGCGCCGCGCGGTGGAAACCATCAAGGCAGCACCCGAGATGGCGTCGATCCGCACCATCAATCTGGCGGTGCTGTCTGGCGAAATCCGCAAGCTTGCCGGCGCGATTCACACCGAGGCTTCGTCGACCAAGAGCGAGGTGCTTGCCGATTGGTCGAGGACGCTGGAATCGACCTGTGAGGCGCATGTCCACGACGCCCATACCGACGACCAGACGGTTGCGTCGCTGCGCGCCAAGCTGCTCGAGCTACGCGAGCGCGCCCGCAAATACGCGTTCGAGATGAACTTCTCGTTCCTGATGCGCAACGAGCGCAAGCTCCTGTCCATTGGCTACCGGGTTGAGGAACATCAGCTCGACGAAAGCTGCTACGACCTGCTCGCCTCCGAGGCGCGCCTGACCAGCCTGTTCGCCATCGCCAAGGGCGACGTGCCGACCGAGCATTGGTTCCGGCTTGGCCGCCCGATCGTCGAGATCGGCTTCCAGGGCGCGCTGATGTCGTGGTCGGGCTCGATGTTCGAGTATCTGATGCCGCCCCTGGTCATGAAGGAGCCGCAGGGCGGCATCCTCAACCAGACCAACAAGCTCGTCATCCGCCGCCAGATCCAGTACGGCCGTTCGAAGGGCATTCCGTGGGGTATCTCCGAGGCCGCCTACAACGGCCGCGACCGTGAGCTGACCTATCAGTACACCAACTTCGGCGTGCCCGGCCTCGGCCTCAAGCGTGGCCTTGGTCAGAACACGGTTATCGCACCCTACGCAACCGTGCTTGCCGCCCAATTCATGCCTGACGAGGCGACCGCGAACCTGCGCCGTCTGCGCAAGCTCGGCGCGCTCGGCCGCTACGGCTATTACGATGCCGTCGACTACACGCCGCAGCGCGTGCCCGAAGGCACCGACCATGCCGTGGTCTACAACTACATGGCCCACCACCAGGGCATGTCGATCGTCTCGATCGCCAACGTCATCTTCGAAGGCCGCATGCGCGACCGCTTCCACAGCGATCAGGTGATCGAGGCGGCGGAACTGCTTTTGCAGGAGAAGGCGCCGCGCGATATTCCTGTCGCCACCGTGCGTACCGAGGTCGATGAACACACCAAGGACGAGACAGCCGACCATAGCGCCGACACCCGCGTGGTGCTCAACCCGATGCGGGCGCTGCGGGCCACCAACCTGATGTCCAATGGCCGTTATTCGGTGATGGTGACGGCCACCGGCTCCGGCTACAGCCGATGGAACGACATGGCCATCACCCGCTGGCAGCCGGACCCCACCGAGGACCGTTTCGGCAGTTACCTGTTCTTGCGCGACACCGAGACTGGTGACTGGTGGTCGGCAACTGCCGAGCCCAAGCGGGCGACCGGCGAACAGGTGCAGACGGTGTTCTGCGACGACAAGGCCAACTTCATCAAGACCGTGGGCACGCTGCGCAGCGAGGTCGAGTGCATCGTCGTCTCCGAAGGCAATGGCGAGGCACGCCGCCTCGTCATCTGGAATGATGCGGCTGTCGATCGCCACATCGAGGTGACGTCCTTTGCCGAACTGGCGCTGGCGCCGGAGGCCAATGACAACGCCCATCCGGCCTTCTCGAAGATGTTCGTCGAAACGGAGATCACCCACAACGGCAGCGCTATCCTGGCCAATCGCAGGACGCGCGCGGCCAACGAGCCGACGGTGGTAGCGGCGCATTTCATCACCGACCAGTCGGGCCTTGCCCGCGACACGGAGGCTGAAACAGACCGTCGTGCCTTCATCGGCCGCGGCCGCACGATAGTTGATCCCGCTGCCTTCGATCCGGGCGCCAAGCTTTCGGGCAGCGCCGGCTTCACTCTCGACCCGATTGCCGCCCTGCGCCGCCGCGTCCGCGTGCCGGCCAACAAGAAGGTATCGCTGACCTTCTGGACCATCGTCGGCTCGACCCGCGAGGAGGTCGAGGAGACGATGGCCAAGCTCGACCACCCCGAGGGCTTCCCACGCCAGGCGATGCTGTCGTGGACGCGTTCGCAGGTGCAGACGCGTCATCTCGGGCTCAATCTTACCGACGCCGCCAATGTCCAGAAGCTCGCGCGCTACCTGATCTATCCCGATCCGTTCCTGCGTGTTTCGGCGGAGGCCATTGCCACCGGCCTCGGCCGCCAGTCGGCGCTCTGGCCTATGGCGATCTCGGGCGATTTCCCGATCCTGGCGATCAGGATCGGCGATATCGCCGACATCGAAATCGTCGCCCAGGCGCTGCGCTTCCAGGAATACATGCGTGCCCGTGGGCTCGTTGCCGATCTCGTCATCGTCAACGAGCAGGCCTCGTCCTATGTCCAGGACCTGCAGCAGGCCATCGAGCATCTGTGCGAGAACAGCCGCCTGCGCGGCAAGGAGCTCGGACCGCGCCAGCACATCTTTGCCGTGCGTCGCGATCTGATGGACGAAAACTCCTACCGCACGCTGCTGGCTGTTTCGCGCGTCTGTCTGCATACCCGGAATGGCACGATCTTCGACCAGATCGAGCGTGCCGAGGCTGCGGGCCTTCAGGCGCGGGATGCGCTCAATGCCGCACAGACATCCGAACGGCAGGCACCGGCCCTGTTGCAGACTTCGCCGTCTCGCAGTGCCCGCAAGAACAGTGGCGAAGGCCTTGCCTTCTGGAACGGTTTCGGCGGCTTCGATGCCGGTGGCCGCGAATATGTCGTGCACCTGAACGGAACGCGTGCAACGCCGCAGCCCTGGATCAACGTCGTCGCCAATTCCGGCTTTGGCTTCCACAGTTCGGCCGAAGGCGCCACCTTCACCTGGAGCCGCAACAGCCGCGACTACCAGCTGACGCCGTGGACCAACGATCCGGTCACCAACCGTCCGGGGGAGGCGATCTACATCTTTGATCGTGCCACGGGCCGTGTCCACTCGCCGATCGCATCCGTCGTCCGTGAGGCCGGCGCCACCTACGAGGCGCGCCACGGCCAGGGCTTCTCGACCTTCAAGTCGAAGCGCGGCACGTTGGCGACCGAGCTGACGCATCTGGTCGATCCGGCCGATCCGGTCAGGATTTCCAGGCTCCGCATCGAGAATTCCGGTGCGGTTCCTGTCAAGCTCAGGGTCTATGGCTATGTCGAGTGGGTGCTCGGCAACAGCAGGGCGAAGACCGCGCCGAACATCGTTTCGTCCATTGATGCTGCAACCGGGGCTCTTCTTGCCCGCAACACCTATGGGCTCGACTTCGGCGAGCGCGTCGCTTTCATGGCCACCGACGGCAAGACCAGTTCCGTCACATCGGACCGCCATGAGTTCATCGGCGCGACCGGCTCCATCGAGGCGCCGCGTGCTGTGATGCTCGGCGCGGAGCTTACCGGCCGTGTCGAGGCTGGCCTCGATCCTTGCGCTGCCATGGCCCGCGATATCGAAGTGCCGGCCGGCGGCTCGGTGTCGCTGCTCTGGCTGCTTGGCGATGCCGGGTCGGACGAGGAGGCAAGCAAGCTCGTTGCCCACCACCTGAAGGTCGGCTTCGACCAGCGGCTGGCCGACAATGAGCGCGACTGGCGCGACTTCCTTGGCACCATCGAGGTCGACACGCCCGACAAGGCGCTCGACGCCATGGTCAACAACTGGCTGCCTTACCAGAGCCTGGCCTGCCGCATCCGCGCACGTTCGGCCTTCTATCAGGCGAGCGGTGCCTTCGGTTTCCGCGACCAGTTGCAGGACACGTTGGCGCTGCTGATGCACGATGCCAGCCTTGCCCGCGAGCAGATCCTGAACGCGGCCGGACGCCAGTTCCCCGAGGGTGACGTTCAGCATTGGTGGCTGCCGCGCACCGGTGCCGGCGTCCGCACCATGATTTCCGACGACGTCGTGTGGCTCGCTTATGCTGCAGCCCGCTACGTCGCGGTTACAGGCGATGCCACGTTGCTCGCAGAGCAATTGCCCTTCATCGAGGGACAGGCGCTCAATCCCGACGAGCACGACGCCTTCTTCACGCCGGAGGCGTCGAAGAAGAAGGCTTCGCTCTACGAGCATTGCGCCCGCGCGCTCGACCTCGCCGTCAAGCGGACCGCCAAGAACGGCCTGCCGCTGATCCTTGGCGGCGACTGGAACGACGGCATGAACCGTGTCGGCGAAGGCGGCAAGGGCGACAGCGTCTGGCTCGGCTGGTTCCTGCTGAGGGCGCTGAACGACTTCGTGCCGCTGGCCAAGGCTGAAGGCGACAGCAAGCGCGCCAACGCCTGGGACAAACATGCCGGTGCCCTGAAGAAGGCGCTGGAGAATGCTGCCTGGGACGGCGAGTGGTATCGCCGCGGCAGCTTCGATGACGGCACGCCACTCGGGTCACGCAGTTCGGAGGAGTGCAAGATCGACTCGATCGCGCAGTCCTGGAGCGTGCTGTCGGGCGACGGCGATCCGGCTCGTTCGCGCACGGCGATGGCTCAGGCGACCGAAATGCTGGTCGACGAAGAGCATGGCCTCATCAAGCTGTTCTCGCCGCCTTTCTCCAGGACCGAGAAGGATCCCGGTTACATCAAGGCCTATCCGCCCGGCGTACGTGAGAATGGCGGCCAGTACACCCATGCCGCGACATGGTTTGTCATCGCACTTGCCGACATGGGGCTCGTCGACGAAGCCTATCGCTGCTTCTCGATGCTGAACCCGGTCAACCATGCGCTGGACGAGAAGTCTGCCGAGACCTATCGGGTCGAGCCCTATGTGGTCGCCGCTGACATCTATGCCGAGGATGGCAAGGCAGGGCGCGGCGGTTGGACCTGGTACACGGGGTCGGCCGGTTGGCTCTATCGGGCGGCGGTTGAAAGTATTCTCGGCATTTCGCGCCGGGGTAACCGGATTGTCGTTTCACCCGCCATCCCGAAACATTGGGAAGGCTATGCCGCGACACTTCGGATGGATGGTGCAGTCTATAGGTTGCGGGTAGTGAGGGACAAAGCCGCAAAGTCTGCGAAAGTTGAGATCGACGGCGTCAAGAGCAAGGATGCTTCCTTTGTCTTGCGCGATAGCGGTGAGGTTGAAGTCGTGGTCCGTATTCCGGCATAG
- a CDS encoding heme ABC transporter permease — protein sequence MTQTTSQTWRFSDLANPTRFIGLVDRVVPWLAAASAVVLAVGLYLAFTAPADYQQGITVRIMYIHVPFAWLAMMCYSVMAISALGTLVWRHPLADVALKSAAPVGAVFTALALLTGSIWGKPMWGTWWVWDARLTSVFVLFLMYLGIIALTRALDDPARSARAAAVITLVGFINIPIIKFSVEWWNTLHQPASVFRMGGSTIDPSMLWPLMTMALGFTLLFFTLHLMAMRTEIWRRRVMAMRQIAARRAERQQG from the coding sequence ATGACCCAGACGACCTCGCAGACTTGGCGTTTCAGCGATCTTGCCAACCCGACGCGCTTCATCGGCCTCGTCGACCGCGTCGTGCCCTGGCTCGCCGCGGCTTCCGCTGTCGTCCTGGCGGTCGGCCTCTATCTCGCCTTCACTGCGCCTGCCGACTACCAGCAGGGCATCACCGTCCGCATCATGTACATCCACGTGCCCTTCGCCTGGCTCGCGATGATGTGCTATTCGGTCATGGCGATTTCGGCGCTGGGTACGCTGGTCTGGCGCCATCCGCTCGCCGACGTGGCGTTGAAGTCAGCCGCCCCGGTAGGTGCAGTGTTCACGGCTTTGGCTTTGCTCACCGGTTCGATCTGGGGCAAACCCATGTGGGGAACATGGTGGGTGTGGGATGCGCGCCTGACATCGGTCTTCGTGCTGTTTCTGATGTATCTCGGCATCATCGCGCTGACCCGCGCGCTCGACGATCCCGCGCGTTCGGCGCGCGCCGCTGCGGTCATCACTTTGGTCGGCTTCATCAACATCCCGATCATCAAGTTTTCGGTCGAATGGTGGAATACGCTGCATCAGCCGGCGTCGGTATTCCGCATGGGCGGTTCGACCATCGACCCGAGCATGCTCTGGCCCCTGATGACCATGGCGCTTGGCTTTACCCTTCTGTTCTTCACTCTGCATCTAATGGCGATGCGCACCGAAATTTGGCGCCGCCGCGTCATGGCGATGCGGCAGATCGCTGCCCGGAGGGCGGAGCGCCAGCAGGGCTGA
- a CDS encoding glucan ABC transporter ATP-binding protein/ permease produces MSLLEVYWRALRYLAADGKKVGLICAANVVLAVVTIAEPILFGRIIDAIAGKTEVIPTMALWASFGAFNIVAFVLVARGADRLAHKRRGEVLCQSFERVVTMPLAWHQQRGTSHSLHTLLRAVDSLFTLWLEFMRTHLATAVALTLLVPTAFSLDVRMTLVLIALGVLYIVIGRIVMRKTKEGQATVERHHHKVFSHVSDSVSNVAVLQSYNRVGQETEALRGYVHNLITAQNPVLDWWALASAMHRLASTISMMVVLLIGAYLVTHGQLRIGDIVAFTGFASLLISRLDQVSNFVNQIFDARSKLEEFYRLEDSAADHREPDGLRELENVTGHVRFENVNFEFPNSGQGVRDVSFEVRAGQTVAIVGPTGAGKTTLINLLQRVYTPEQGRILIDGIDTRTVTRKSLRHSIATVFQDAGLLNRSIEDNIRVGRSSATNEEVHAAANAAAAQDFILSKSEGYDTKVGERGGALSGGERQRIAIARAILKSAPILVLDEATSALDVETENRVKDAIDMLRDGRTTFIIAHRLSTVRDADLVVFMDHGEVVEMGGFAELSARNGRFASLLRAGGLLNDEEVRRVTHVEAAA; encoded by the coding sequence GTGTCGTTGCTTGAGGTTTATTGGAGAGCCCTCCGCTACCTTGCCGCCGATGGCAAGAAGGTAGGCTTGATCTGCGCCGCCAACGTTGTGTTGGCGGTCGTTACTATCGCTGAGCCAATTCTGTTCGGGCGTATCATCGACGCCATTGCTGGAAAGACTGAGGTCATTCCGACGATGGCGCTGTGGGCGAGCTTTGGCGCGTTCAACATCGTCGCCTTCGTGCTCGTGGCCCGCGGCGCCGACCGCCTAGCCCACAAGCGTCGCGGCGAGGTGCTCTGCCAGTCCTTCGAGCGCGTCGTCACCATGCCGCTCGCCTGGCACCAGCAACGCGGCACCTCGCATTCGCTGCACACGCTGCTGCGCGCGGTCGACTCGCTGTTCACGCTCTGGCTCGAATTCATGCGCACGCACCTGGCGACCGCCGTGGCGCTGACGCTGCTCGTGCCGACGGCCTTCTCGCTGGATGTTCGCATGACGCTGGTGCTGATTGCGCTGGGCGTGCTCTACATCGTCATCGGCCGCATAGTCATGCGCAAGACCAAGGAGGGCCAGGCGACCGTCGAGCGCCACCATCACAAGGTCTTCTCCCACGTCTCGGATTCGGTCAGCAACGTCGCCGTGCTGCAGAGCTACAACCGCGTTGGCCAGGAAACCGAGGCGTTGCGTGGCTACGTGCACAACCTGATCACGGCCCAGAACCCTGTTCTCGACTGGTGGGCGCTGGCATCCGCCATGCACAGGCTCGCCTCGACGATCTCGATGATGGTCGTGCTGCTCATCGGCGCCTATCTGGTGACCCATGGCCAGCTGCGCATCGGCGATATCGTTGCCTTCACCGGCTTCGCCTCGCTGCTCATCAGCCGCCTCGACCAGGTGTCGAACTTCGTCAATCAGATCTTCGACGCACGCTCGAAGCTGGAGGAGTTCTATCGCCTCGAAGATTCCGCTGCCGATCATCGCGAACCCGATGGCCTGCGCGAACTGGAAAACGTCACCGGCCATGTCCGCTTCGAGAACGTCAACTTCGAGTTCCCGAATTCGGGGCAGGGCGTACGCGATGTCTCCTTCGAGGTCCGCGCCGGCCAGACGGTCGCCATCGTCGGCCCGACGGGCGCGGGCAAGACCACGCTCATCAACCTGCTGCAGCGTGTCTACACGCCCGAGCAGGGTCGCATCCTGATCGATGGCATCGATACCCGCACCGTGACCCGCAAATCGCTGCGCCATTCGATCGCCACCGTCTTCCAGGACGCCGGTCTGCTTAACCGCTCGATTGAGGACAACATCCGCGTCGGCCGCTCGAGCGCCACCAACGAGGAAGTCCATGCCGCGGCCAACGCCGCAGCGGCCCAGGACTTCATCCTGTCCAAGAGCGAAGGTTACGACACCAAGGTCGGCGAGCGCGGTGGCGCGCTGTCGGGCGGCGAACGCCAGCGTATCGCTATCGCCCGCGCCATCCTCAAAAGCGCGCCGATCCTGGTGCTCGACGAGGCGACCAGCGCGCTCGACGTCGAGACCGAAAATCGGGTCAAGGACGCCATCGACATGCTGCGTGATGGCCGGACCACCTTCATCATCGCCCACCGCCTCAGCACCGTTCGCGACGCCGACCTGGTCGTGTTCATGGACCATGGCGAAGTCGTCGAGATGGGTGGCTTTGCCGAACTCTCGGCTCGCAACGGCCGCTTTGCCTCGCTGCTGCGGGCCGGCGGGTTGCTGAACGACGAGGAAGTCCGTCGCGTGACGCATGTCGAGGCTGCGGCCTGA